A genome region from Jeongeupia sp. HS-3 includes the following:
- a CDS encoding DUF2782 domain-containing protein, with protein MKTMLCSLALLASTAALAELPPLDPPPPPPQSVPAEQLPPVVKPKASKPVGEPEVRIVEKADATVAEYRLNGKLYMMKVTPKVGEPYTLYDHEGNGQFVQIDNADSGGVRLSVPQWVLFSW; from the coding sequence ATGAAAACGATGCTGTGCAGTCTGGCGCTGTTGGCAAGTACGGCCGCGCTGGCCGAACTGCCGCCGCTCGATCCGCCGCCGCCGCCGCCGCAATCGGTGCCGGCCGAGCAACTGCCGCCGGTGGTCAAACCCAAGGCCAGCAAGCCGGTGGGCGAGCCCGAAGTGCGCATTGTCGAGAAGGCCGATGCGACCGTCGCCGAGTATCGCCTGAACGGCAAGCTCTACATGATGAAGGTCACGCCCAAGGTCGGCGAGCCTTATACCCTGTACGACCATGAAGGCAATGGCCAGTTTGTCCAGATCGATAACGCCGATTCGGGCGGTGTCCGCTTGTCGGTGCCGCAATGGGTATTGTTTTCCTGGTAA
- a CDS encoding TIGR00730 family Rossman fold protein, whose product MKLKDKLPQLADPEIDAEHQGTRAREAWRVFEIMAEFVEATERLQRIQPAVSIFGSARIGPDHAYYKRTEEIARRLSDAGFSVISGGGPGLMEAANKGAYYGASPSVGLNIQLPHEQSNNPYQDVSQSFRHFFARKVMFVKHASAYVVMPGGFGTLDELSEALTLMQTGKSHKFPVILVGSEFWRGLVDWFRERLVADGMIAAADLQLVQLIDDPAEIVEAIFRFFESRGFEMSPAEREMQFSL is encoded by the coding sequence ATGAAGCTCAAGGACAAGCTGCCACAATTGGCCGATCCGGAGATCGATGCCGAGCATCAGGGAACGCGCGCGCGCGAGGCGTGGCGGGTGTTCGAGATCATGGCCGAGTTCGTCGAGGCCACCGAACGCCTGCAAAGAATACAGCCGGCGGTGTCGATTTTCGGTTCGGCGCGGATCGGGCCCGACCACGCCTATTATAAACGCACCGAGGAGATCGCCCGGCGCTTGTCGGATGCGGGATTTTCGGTGATCTCCGGCGGCGGGCCGGGCTTGATGGAAGCGGCGAACAAGGGTGCCTATTACGGTGCCAGTCCCTCGGTCGGGCTGAACATCCAGCTGCCGCACGAGCAGAGCAACAACCCGTATCAGGACGTCAGCCAGAGCTTCCGCCACTTCTTCGCCCGCAAGGTGATGTTCGTCAAGCACGCCAGCGCCTACGTGGTCATGCCCGGCGGCTTTGGCACGCTGGATGAATTGAGCGAGGCGCTGACGCTGATGCAGACCGGTAAATCGCACAAATTCCCGGTCATTCTCGTCGGCAGCGAGTTCTGGCGAGGCCTGGTCGACTGGTTTCGCGAGCGGCTGGTCGCCGATGGCATGATTGCGGCGGCCGATCTGCAACTGGTGCAGCTGATCGACGATCCGGCCGAGATCGTCGAAGCGATCTTCCGCTTCTTCGAGAGCCGTGGCTTCGAGATGTCGCCTGCCGAGCGCGAAATGCAGTTCAGCCTGTGA
- the polA gene encoding DNA polymerase I has product MPTLLLIDGSSYLYRAFHAIRDLSAPDGTPTNAIYGFINMLKKLRATTPADYIACVFDAKGKTFRDDLYPEYKANRPSMPDDLRSQIDPIHKAVAAFGVPMLIIDGVEADDVIGTLARQAAAQGMTAIMSTGDKDMAQLVDAHVRIENSMTDEVLDEAGVFAKFNVRPDQIVDFLTLKGDAVDNVPGVPKCGDKTAAKWLAEYGSLDAIIANAGAIKGVVGQNLRDSLDWLPKAKELVTIKTDVDLAAELPNGIADLAPGKEDWNALHALFARYNFRNWLREAEARLGATPAIPAPAGDLFGAPLDVPTAAVVVAPAVIDTPAAVPLSAVARKYEAILTDAQLDAWIARLMAASVVSLDTETNSLDPMRAKIVGMSFCVDAGEAAYLPLMHRGTEAPEQLPFDATLEKLRPWLESAAHKKLGQNLKYDQHVFANHGIALRGISDDTMLMSYVLASHERHNMDDLALRELGETTIKYEEVAGKGAKQIGFDEVGVDTATAYAAEDADITLRLAASLSAKLAQQPQLQTLYRDLEMPVREVLFTMERNGMLVDADRLNRQSHTIGLKLIELEQKAYELAGQPFNLGSPKQIGEIFFEKLGMPVIKKTPKGAPSTDEDVLTELAKDYPLPKVLLENRSLSKLKSTYTDKLPLMVNPETGRVHTNFSQAVAATGRLSSNDPNLQNIPIRTAEGRKIREAFIAPPGHKLVSADYSQIELRIMAHLSGDKALLKAFAEGMDVHKATASEVFGVSPLEVSTEQRRYAKTINFGLIYGMSAFGLAAQLEIDRVAAKTFIDRYFAQFPGVAAYMERTRTQAKEQGYVETVFGRRLWLPEIKSSNAGRRAGAERAAINAPMQGTAADLIKRAMIAVDAWLRDAKLKSRLVLQVHDELVLEVPDDELELIRIELPKKMAQVAELAVPLVAEVGVGGNWDEAH; this is encoded by the coding sequence ATGCCCACCCTGCTTCTGATCGACGGTTCGTCCTACCTGTACCGCGCCTTCCACGCCATCCGCGATCTGTCCGCACCCGACGGTACGCCGACCAACGCGATCTACGGCTTCATCAATATGCTCAAGAAGCTGCGCGCCACCACGCCGGCCGACTACATCGCCTGCGTGTTCGACGCCAAGGGCAAGACCTTCCGCGACGATCTCTATCCCGAGTACAAGGCCAACCGCCCGAGCATGCCCGACGACCTGCGCAGCCAGATCGACCCGATCCACAAAGCCGTGGCGGCGTTTGGCGTGCCGATGCTGATCATCGACGGCGTCGAGGCCGACGACGTGATCGGCACGCTGGCGCGTCAGGCCGCGGCGCAGGGGATGACCGCGATCATGTCGACCGGCGACAAGGACATGGCGCAGCTGGTCGACGCGCACGTGCGCATCGAGAACTCGATGACCGACGAAGTGCTCGACGAGGCCGGCGTGTTCGCCAAATTCAACGTCCGCCCGGACCAGATCGTCGACTTCCTCACCCTCAAGGGCGACGCGGTCGACAACGTTCCCGGCGTGCCCAAGTGCGGCGACAAGACCGCCGCGAAGTGGCTGGCCGAGTACGGCAGCCTCGACGCCATCATCGCCAACGCCGGCGCCATCAAGGGCGTGGTCGGCCAGAATCTGCGCGACAGCCTGGACTGGCTGCCGAAGGCCAAGGAACTCGTCACCATCAAGACCGACGTCGATCTCGCCGCCGAACTCCCCAACGGCATCGCCGACCTCGCCCCCGGGAAAGAAGACTGGAACGCACTACACGCGCTGTTTGCGCGCTACAACTTCCGCAACTGGCTGCGCGAAGCCGAAGCCCGGCTCGGCGCCACGCCGGCGATCCCGGCACCGGCCGGTGACCTGTTCGGCGCGCCGCTGGATGTGCCGACGGCTGCGGTCGTCGTAGCGCCTGCAGTTATCGATACGCCGGCTGCCGTACCGTTGTCCGCAGTGGCGCGAAAGTACGAAGCCATCCTCACCGATGCCCAGCTCGACGCGTGGATCGCCAGGCTGATGGCCGCTTCGGTGGTATCGCTCGACACCGAAACCAACAGCCTCGACCCGATGCGCGCCAAGATTGTCGGCATGTCGTTCTGCGTCGATGCCGGCGAAGCAGCCTATCTGCCGCTGATGCACCGCGGCACCGAGGCGCCCGAGCAACTGCCGTTCGATGCCACGCTGGAAAAACTGCGCCCGTGGCTGGAATCGGCGGCGCACAAGAAGCTCGGCCAGAACCTCAAGTACGACCAGCATGTGTTCGCCAATCACGGCATTGCGCTCAGGGGCATTAGCGATGACACGATGCTGATGAGCTACGTGCTCGCCAGCCACGAACGCCACAATATGGACGATCTGGCGCTGCGCGAACTCGGTGAAACGACGATCAAGTACGAGGAAGTCGCCGGCAAGGGCGCCAAGCAGATCGGCTTTGACGAGGTCGGCGTCGATACCGCCACCGCCTACGCCGCCGAGGATGCCGACATCACCTTGCGGCTGGCGGCTTCGCTGAGTGCCAAGCTCGCGCAGCAGCCGCAGCTGCAGACGCTGTACCGCGATCTCGAGATGCCGGTGCGCGAGGTGCTGTTCACGATGGAGCGCAACGGCATGCTGGTCGATGCCGACCGGCTCAACCGCCAGAGCCACACCATCGGCCTCAAACTGATCGAACTCGAACAGAAAGCCTACGAGCTCGCCGGCCAGCCGTTCAATCTCGGCAGCCCCAAGCAGATCGGCGAAATCTTCTTCGAGAAGCTGGGCATGCCAGTGATCAAGAAAACGCCGAAAGGCGCGCCGTCGACCGACGAGGACGTGCTGACCGAGCTGGCCAAGGATTACCCGCTACCGAAGGTGCTGCTGGAAAACCGCAGCCTGTCGAAGCTCAAATCGACGTACACCGACAAGCTGCCGCTGATGGTCAACCCCGAAACCGGGCGCGTGCATACCAACTTCAGTCAGGCCGTCGCCGCGACCGGGCGGCTGTCGTCGAACGATCCGAACCTGCAGAACATCCCTATCCGCACCGCCGAGGGCCGCAAGATCCGCGAGGCGTTCATCGCGCCGCCGGGGCACAAACTGGTGTCGGCCGACTACTCGCAGATCGAGCTGCGCATCATGGCGCACCTGTCGGGCGACAAGGCGCTGCTGAAAGCGTTTGCCGAAGGCATGGACGTCCACAAGGCGACCGCATCCGAGGTGTTCGGCGTCTCGCCCTTGGAAGTCAGCACCGAACAGCGCCGCTACGCCAAGACGATCAACTTCGGCCTGATCTACGGCATGAGCGCATTCGGCCTCGCCGCGCAGCTCGAAATCGACCGCGTCGCCGCCAAGACCTTCATCGACCGCTACTTCGCCCAGTTCCCCGGCGTCGCCGCGTATATGGAACGCACCCGTACGCAGGCCAAGGAACAGGGTTACGTCGAAACGGTGTTCGGCCGCCGCTTGTGGCTGCCCGAGATCAAGTCGAGCAATGCCGGCCGCCGTGCCGGCGCCGAACGCGCCGCGATCAACGCACCGATGCAGGGCACCGCCGCCGACCTGATCAAGCGCGCAATGATCGCCGTCGATGCGTGGCTGCGTGATGCGAAGCTCAAAAGCCGGCTGGTGCTGCAGGTACACGATGAACTGGTGCTCGAAGTCCCCGACGACGAGCTCGAGCTGATCCGGATCGAGCTGCCGAAGAAGATGGCGCAGGTCGCCGAACTGGCCGTGCCGCTGGTGGCCGAAGTCGGCGTCGGCGGCAACTGGGACGAGGCGCACTGA
- a CDS encoding VOC family protein gives MSKTIRSGTVLYAVDIERVAAFYAGVLDMTVSHADDAYIVLTARSVELVIQRVPADIAATITIETPPRPRANTAIKPVFFVTDLVTARTVAACLGGALPPADKEWRFGDFIVCDGVDPEGNVIQFRASAPIA, from the coding sequence ATGAGCAAAACCATCCGGTCCGGCACGGTGCTGTACGCCGTGGATATCGAGCGCGTCGCGGCGTTTTACGCCGGCGTGCTCGACATGACCGTCAGCCATGCCGACGACGCGTACATCGTGCTGACCGCGCGCAGCGTCGAGCTGGTGATCCAGCGCGTACCGGCCGATATCGCCGCGACGATCACGATCGAAACGCCGCCGCGCCCACGTGCGAACACGGCGATCAAGCCGGTGTTCTTTGTCACCGATCTCGTCACCGCGCGCACCGTCGCCGCCTGCCTGGGCGGCGCGCTGCCGCCGGCCGACAAGGAATGGCGCTTCGGCGACTTCATCGTTTGCGACGGCGTCGATCCCGAAGGCAATGTCATCCAGTTCCGGGCCAGCGCGCCGATCGCCTAA
- a CDS encoding DUF1127 domain-containing protein has translation MIEDSGVSKMRGLWTWWMARRSLARQLAELRGMSAYQLADLGVAASDIDAIAVGAFEAPVSRRRKHQLEAMGAGAAGKAA, from the coding sequence GTGATCGAAGACAGCGGGGTGAGCAAGATGCGCGGATTGTGGACGTGGTGGATGGCAAGGCGCAGCCTGGCACGGCAACTGGCCGAATTGCGCGGCATGTCGGCGTACCAGCTCGCCGATCTCGGGGTGGCGGCGAGCGATATCGACGCGATCGCCGTGGGAGCGTTCGAGGCGCCGGTGTCGCGCCGACGGAAACACCAGCTTGAAGCAATGGGGGCTGGCGCTGCCGGCAAAGCGGCTTAG
- a CDS encoding Lrp/AsnC family transcriptional regulator yields MNPSFPLDSKDWHILDALQNDARQSLSVLGKRIGLSQPAVSERIRKLEDAGIIEGYGARLNLQKVGYGLQALIRVRSDHARLPQVLAQCEAMPEVLEVFRITGEDCLLVRCAIARPESLETVVDALAAHGNLTTSLVLSKPISRPVARIEPAG; encoded by the coding sequence ATGAATCCATCGTTTCCACTCGACAGCAAGGACTGGCACATCCTCGACGCGCTGCAGAACGATGCCCGCCAGAGCCTGTCGGTGCTGGGCAAACGCATCGGTCTGTCGCAGCCGGCGGTGAGCGAGCGCATCCGCAAGCTCGAAGACGCCGGCATCATCGAAGGCTATGGCGCGCGGCTCAATCTGCAGAAAGTCGGCTACGGCCTGCAGGCGCTGATCCGCGTGCGCAGCGATCACGCCCGCTTGCCGCAGGTGCTGGCGCAGTGCGAGGCGATGCCCGAGGTGCTCGAAGTGTTCCGCATCACCGGCGAGGATTGCCTGCTGGTCCGCTGCGCGATCGCCCGGCCCGAATCGCTCGAAACGGTCGTCGACGCACTCGCCGCGCACGGCAACCTCACCACCTCGCTGGTGCTGTCCAAACCGATCTCGCGCCCGGTCGCGCGGATCGAACCGGCCGGCTAG
- the hemC gene encoding hydroxymethylbilane synthase yields the protein MSASPQPARLVIATRESPLALWQARHIQARLAALLPGTEIALLGMTTQGDQILDKTLNKVGGKGLFVKELEEALLDGRADLAVHSMKDVPMVLPEGFAIAAITEREDPRDAFVSNAYASLDEMPAGAVVGTASLRREAQLRSRYPQLQFKPVRGNVGTRLGKLDAGDYDALILAAAGLKRLGFADRIRTELAVETSLPAPGQGALGIEIRADRADLHALLAPLNHAATAACVTAERTLSRRLNGSCQLPLAAFAEDDDGFLRLRGLVAMPDGSHAVYAESNGTRAAADGLGCQVADLLMCEGAGDILKALEH from the coding sequence GTGTCCGCCAGCCCGCAACCCGCCCGCCTCGTCATCGCCACCCGCGAAAGCCCGCTCGCCCTGTGGCAGGCCCGGCACATCCAGGCCAGGCTGGCCGCGCTGCTGCCGGGCACCGAGATCGCCCTCTTGGGCATGACGACGCAGGGCGACCAGATTCTCGACAAGACGCTGAACAAGGTCGGCGGCAAGGGTCTGTTCGTCAAGGAACTCGAAGAAGCGCTGCTCGACGGTCGTGCCGACCTCGCGGTGCACTCGATGAAGGACGTGCCGATGGTGCTGCCCGAGGGCTTCGCCATCGCGGCGATCACCGAGCGTGAAGACCCGCGCGATGCCTTTGTCTCGAACGCCTACGCCAGCCTCGACGAGATGCCGGCCGGCGCCGTGGTCGGCACCGCCAGCCTGCGGCGCGAAGCGCAATTGCGCTCGCGCTATCCGCAGCTGCAATTCAAACCGGTACGCGGCAATGTCGGCACCCGACTCGGCAAGCTCGACGCCGGCGATTACGACGCGCTGATCCTTGCCGCCGCCGGGCTCAAGCGCCTGGGTTTTGCCGACCGCATCCGCACCGAACTGGCGGTGGAAACCAGCCTGCCGGCGCCGGGCCAGGGCGCGCTCGGCATCGAGATCCGCGCCGACCGCGCCGATCTGCATGCGCTGCTCGCGCCGCTGAACCACGCCGCCACCGCCGCCTGCGTCACCGCCGAGCGCACGCTGTCGCGCCGGCTCAATGGCTCGTGCCAGTTGCCACTGGCGGCGTTCGCCGAAGACGACGACGGCTTCCTGCGCCTGCGCGGTCTGGTGGCGATGCCCGACGGCAGCCACGCGGTCTACGCCGAATCCAACGGCACCCGCGCCGCCGCCGACGGCCTCGGTTGTCAGGTCGCCGACCTGCTGATGTGCGAGGGCGCCGGTGACATCCTCAAGGCGCTCGAGCATTAA
- a CDS encoding uroporphyrinogen-III synthase: protein MPALSGRRVWITRPQAQAGTLTALIEAQGGVAIRQPLLEIIPPADPAPFEAALATLASFDLVVFVSPTALDLSFAKLGAPWPARIPVAVVGPGSAARARQLGASTVISPPAQHDSEGLLQEAEMQALAGRRVLLVRGEGGRNTLPDALMARGAALTIVSAYRRAPPALSLAELTRMLAAGIDATVISSAEAADRLFTLAGGAARERLQSLLYFASHPRIVAALHAHGATRVEPCATGDAGTVDSLCHYFADQP, encoded by the coding sequence ATGCCAGCCCTCAGCGGCCGCCGCGTCTGGATCACCCGTCCGCAAGCGCAGGCCGGCACGCTGACGGCGCTGATCGAAGCGCAAGGCGGCGTGGCGATCCGCCAGCCGCTGCTGGAGATCATCCCGCCGGCCGACCCGGCGCCGTTCGAGGCGGCGCTAGCGACGCTGGCGTCATTCGATCTGGTCGTTTTCGTCAGCCCGACCGCACTCGATCTGAGCTTTGCCAAACTCGGCGCGCCGTGGCCGGCACGCATCCCGGTTGCCGTGGTCGGCCCCGGTAGTGCCGCGCGCGCGCGCCAGCTCGGCGCGAGCACGGTGATCTCGCCGCCGGCGCAGCACGACAGCGAAGGGCTGCTGCAGGAGGCCGAGATGCAAGCGCTCGCCGGTCGTCGCGTGCTGCTGGTTCGTGGCGAAGGCGGCCGCAATACCCTGCCCGATGCACTGATGGCACGCGGTGCCGCGCTGACCATCGTCTCGGCCTACCGACGCGCGCCGCCGGCGCTGTCGCTCGCCGAATTGACCCGAATGCTCGCCGCCGGCATCGACGCCACGGTGATCAGCAGCGCCGAAGCCGCGGATCGCCTGTTCACGCTGGCTGGAGGCGCCGCGCGCGAGCGGCTACAATCGCTGCTGTACTTCGCATCGCATCCTCGCATCGTCGCCGCACTGCACGCGCATGGCGCAACACGCGTCGAGCCTTGCGCCACCGGCGATGCCGGAACCGTTGACTCGCTCTGCCACTATTTCGCGGACCAGCCATGA
- a CDS encoding uroporphyrinogen-III C-methyltransferase, producing the protein MTQEQDSLPSALTSPRRRLPHVSPALATAIVALVATGGVWLYQQHAMESLRLAVSRELAQGQQQLRSAQEREAQAQLRGQALERELANVAARQNETQSQQTALSSMYEALTRNETQRVLAETEQTLAFASQQLQLAGNVDAALVGLNAIDQKLAALNRPELISLRKSISHDIDQLKTQPYLDVVGIAARLDTLVVGIDRLPLAVDGNRDPKAAATAPAQPANMLQRAGSELWGQFRQLIKIRRIDQPDAMLLTPDEAFFLRENVKLRLLNARTALLMRNESTFHADLKAAADYLKRYFDTSTPATRNTINALEGLSRESLALKLPDLSASLTAVRQSRLASERAKP; encoded by the coding sequence ATGACTCAAGAACAAGATTCGCTTCCCTCCGCGCTGACTTCACCCCGCCGCCGCCTGCCGCATGTGTCGCCGGCGCTGGCCACCGCCATCGTTGCTCTCGTCGCCACCGGCGGCGTCTGGCTGTACCAGCAACATGCGATGGAATCGCTGCGGCTGGCGGTCAGCCGCGAGCTCGCCCAAGGCCAGCAGCAATTGCGCAGCGCGCAGGAGCGCGAGGCGCAGGCACAGTTACGCGGCCAGGCGCTGGAGCGCGAACTGGCCAACGTCGCCGCCCGCCAGAACGAGACGCAGAGCCAGCAAACGGCGCTATCGTCGATGTACGAGGCGCTGACGCGCAACGAAACCCAGCGGGTGCTGGCCGAAACCGAGCAAACGCTGGCGTTTGCCAGCCAGCAGCTGCAGCTGGCCGGCAATGTCGACGCCGCGCTGGTCGGGCTCAACGCCATCGACCAGAAACTGGCCGCGCTGAACCGCCCCGAGCTGATCTCGCTGCGCAAAAGCATCAGCCACGATATCGATCAACTGAAGACCCAACCGTATCTGGATGTGGTCGGCATTGCCGCGCGCCTGGATACGCTGGTGGTCGGCATCGACAGACTGCCGCTGGCGGTTGATGGCAATCGCGACCCGAAGGCGGCGGCAACGGCGCCAGCGCAGCCTGCCAACATGCTGCAGCGTGCCGGCAGCGAGCTGTGGGGCCAATTCCGCCAGTTGATCAAAATCCGCCGCATCGACCAGCCCGATGCCATGCTGCTGACGCCAGACGAGGCGTTCTTCCTGCGCGAAAACGTCAAACTGCGGCTGCTGAATGCGCGTACCGCGCTGCTGATGCGTAACGAGAGCACGTTCCACGCAGATCTGAAGGCCGCCGCCGACTACCTGAAGCGCTACTTCGACACCAGCACCCCGGCCACGCGCAATACCATCAACGCACTCGAAGGGCTATCACGCGAATCGCTGGCGCTCAAGCTTCCGGATCTGTCGGCCAGCCTGACCGCGGTACGCCAGAGCCGGCTGGCCAGCGAGAGGGCCAAGCCGTGA
- a CDS encoding heme biosynthesis HemY N-terminal domain-containing protein, with protein MRALLWLIALFALAVGLTLFAQLNTGFALLFVPPWRVEISLNVFIVGILALVALLYGLTRIFAELGGLPDRVKTYRLRKARDASVQLERDARIAFFEGRYQRTEKLAGEALAVSREADAFAVNGLLAARAAHLMRDFAKRDQYFGKLRERLGPRHLALAMTMAELYLDERRNQDAEAALAEARSLSPKLTAMLKLELRLRQREDNAAAIVKLVDQLAKGDALDASQAQAIRLQAYQNVLRRQPKTPRELKDWWQKLPAADRSAPALVATLADAYAIQGEPAAARDAIEAALAQNWSSELAERYGMLGLSGDALVSQLQQAETWLKTHPNDPKLLLTLGRLCTARALWGKAQTYFEASIAVAPSALAHTELAALLERLERPEEANRHYRASLALAIPAR; from the coding sequence GTGAGAGCCCTATTGTGGTTGATCGCGCTGTTCGCGCTCGCAGTCGGGCTGACGCTGTTCGCGCAGCTCAATACCGGCTTTGCGCTGCTCTTTGTGCCGCCGTGGCGGGTCGAGATTTCGCTGAATGTCTTCATCGTCGGCATCCTTGCACTGGTGGCGCTGCTGTATGGGCTGACGCGCATCTTTGCCGAGCTTGGCGGCCTGCCAGACCGGGTCAAAACCTACCGCCTGCGCAAGGCGCGCGATGCATCGGTGCAGCTTGAGCGCGATGCCCGCATCGCCTTCTTCGAGGGCCGCTACCAGCGCACCGAAAAGCTCGCCGGCGAGGCGCTGGCCGTCAGCCGCGAAGCCGATGCTTTCGCCGTCAACGGCCTCCTTGCCGCACGCGCCGCCCATCTGATGCGCGACTTCGCCAAGCGCGACCAGTACTTCGGCAAGCTGCGCGAGCGACTCGGCCCGCGCCATCTGGCGCTGGCGATGACGATGGCCGAACTGTATCTGGACGAGCGCCGCAATCAGGATGCCGAAGCGGCGCTGGCCGAGGCGCGCAGCCTCTCGCCCAAGCTCACCGCCATGCTCAAACTGGAACTGCGGCTGCGCCAGCGCGAGGACAACGCCGCAGCCATCGTCAAACTGGTCGATCAACTGGCCAAGGGCGATGCGCTCGATGCCAGTCAGGCGCAGGCGATCCGCTTGCAGGCTTATCAGAACGTGCTGCGACGCCAGCCGAAAACGCCGCGTGAACTCAAGGACTGGTGGCAGAAGCTGCCCGCCGCCGACCGCAGTGCGCCGGCACTGGTTGCCACGCTGGCCGATGCCTACGCCATTCAGGGCGAACCGGCAGCCGCCCGCGATGCGATCGAAGCCGCGCTGGCGCAAAACTGGTCGAGCGAGCTGGCCGAACGCTACGGCATGCTTGGCCTGAGCGGCGATGCGCTGGTGTCGCAATTGCAGCAGGCCGAAACCTGGCTCAAGACGCACCCGAACGATCCCAAGCTGCTGCTCACGCTGGGCCGGCTGTGCACGGCGCGCGCACTGTGGGGCAAGGCACAGACCTACTTCGAGGCCAGTATCGCCGTGGCGCCAAGCGCGCTGGCGCATACCGAGCTTGCGGCGCTGCTCGAACGGCTCGAACGTCCCGAAGAGGCCAACCGCCACTACCGCGCCAGTCTGGCACTGGCGATACCGGCGCGCTGA
- a CDS encoding histidine phosphatase family protein, whose protein sequence is MEHLILWRHADAEDGCGDDLARALTPKGRKQAQKVAAWLNEQLKGQPMRLIVSEARRAQETAKALGVDIETSALLNPDHGQSAHYLEAAGWPQGRDPVVVLVAHQPTLGAVAALLLTGREQDMALKKGGLVWIELRRRGGSCEYVLRAAITPELLA, encoded by the coding sequence ATGGAACATCTGATTTTGTGGCGTCATGCCGACGCCGAAGACGGCTGCGGCGACGATTTGGCCCGGGCGCTGACGCCCAAGGGGCGCAAGCAGGCGCAAAAAGTCGCCGCCTGGCTGAACGAGCAGCTCAAGGGCCAGCCGATGCGGTTGATCGTCAGCGAGGCCAGGCGCGCGCAGGAAACCGCCAAGGCGCTTGGCGTGGATATCGAAACCAGCGCGCTGCTCAACCCCGACCACGGCCAGTCCGCGCACTATCTTGAGGCCGCCGGCTGGCCGCAGGGCCGCGATCCGGTGGTGGTGCTGGTGGCGCATCAGCCGACGCTGGGCGCGGTGGCGGCGCTGCTGCTGACCGGACGCGAGCAGGACATGGCACTGAAGAAAGGCGGGCTGGTGTGGATCGAGCTGCGCCGGCGCGGCGGTAGCTGCGAATACGTGCTGCGGGCGGCGATCACGCCGGAGCTGCTGGCCTGA